The Pseudomonas extremaustralis genome contains a region encoding:
- a CDS encoding TonB-dependent receptor family protein — MLLRHPPFLFAALTLSSLVHAEDLQLAPVEVTGSEASAGEVAQAQLKSVPGATNYIDMNSVRQGRVSTNEDVFKYQAGVYAKAANNEGVKLSIRGSGLNRSPGAHASGLYETLDGLPLTGPGGTPYELKDPLWQSRVEVLRGANGFDRGALALGGAVNYVTHTGYDAPKLQVRYEAGSRGYAQREISSGQVLGDADYYVSLTDSESDGYQHQSAASGKGVAANFGYRFSPELETRFYFRYRETTNDTPGKLTREQISHDPRAANSLNAARDSKRLQPGSTWLANKTTLQLDDSSRLEVGLAYHDYPMDLREGTNRLKVAYTDVSGTLNYIRQDTLFGHDSTTTIGLRTTQAMPNNGASEYVRTPAGNTATYAPGTKTRDYSYLGSDTVLHIGNDLELVPDLWLTTGLAAIYTRRETQVTYPEGQAPLSQHDWDYAPRIGLRYEFSPQLQVYGNLSRSVEPPHAWSMIWGSNKYFASGAAKGLAREGVSLKNQTATTLEIGGRGEAVFGQWDLALYRSEVRHELLTVETQAQTQTSNAIVAESNASPTVHQGVELSLLSPLWDGGRSGKLDLRQAYTFSDFHYRDDDRFGDNTLPGIPKHYYQAQVRYSHPTGFYTSLNTEHSSRVAVDYANSYYAAAYTILGATFGYDAPKQDWQAWVDLRNLTNRRYANTVTPGYDDKGLDVARSTPADGRGVYTGVSWSWR; from the coding sequence ATGCTGCTGCGCCACCCTCCGTTCCTGTTCGCCGCTCTGACCTTAAGCTCGCTGGTGCACGCCGAAGACCTGCAATTGGCCCCGGTCGAGGTCACCGGCAGTGAAGCCAGTGCTGGCGAAGTGGCTCAGGCGCAGCTCAAGAGCGTGCCCGGCGCCACCAATTACATCGACATGAACAGCGTACGGCAGGGGCGGGTGAGCACCAACGAGGATGTGTTCAAGTACCAGGCCGGGGTGTACGCCAAGGCGGCGAACAACGAAGGGGTGAAGCTGTCCATTCGCGGTTCGGGCCTGAACCGCAGCCCCGGCGCCCATGCCTCGGGCTTGTACGAAACACTCGACGGCTTGCCGCTGACCGGCCCCGGAGGCACGCCTTACGAACTCAAGGACCCGTTGTGGCAAAGTCGCGTCGAGGTGCTGCGCGGCGCCAACGGCTTTGATCGCGGCGCGTTGGCGTTGGGTGGTGCGGTCAACTATGTGACGCACACCGGCTACGATGCGCCCAAACTGCAAGTGCGCTATGAAGCCGGCAGCCGCGGCTACGCCCAGCGCGAGATCAGTTCGGGCCAGGTACTGGGAGACGCCGACTACTACGTCAGCCTCACCGACTCGGAGTCTGACGGCTACCAGCACCAGAGCGCAGCCAGCGGCAAAGGTGTCGCCGCCAACTTCGGCTACCGTTTCAGCCCCGAACTGGAAACCCGCTTCTATTTCCGCTACCGCGAAACCACCAACGACACTCCCGGCAAACTCACCCGTGAGCAGATCAGCCACGACCCACGAGCCGCCAACAGCCTCAACGCCGCCCGCGATTCCAAACGCCTGCAACCGGGGTCGACGTGGCTCGCCAACAAGACCACCCTGCAGTTGGACGACAGCTCGCGCCTCGAAGTCGGCCTGGCCTATCACGATTACCCGATGGACCTGCGTGAAGGCACCAACCGCCTTAAAGTCGCCTACACCGACGTCAGCGGTACCTTGAACTACATTCGCCAGGACACGCTGTTCGGCCACGACAGCACCACCACCATCGGTCTGCGCACCACCCAGGCGATGCCCAACAACGGCGCGTCGGAGTACGTGCGTACCCCGGCCGGCAACACGGCCACCTATGCCCCCGGCACCAAGACCCGCGACTACAGTTACCTGGGCTCCGACACCGTGCTGCATATCGGCAACGACCTGGAACTGGTCCCGGACCTGTGGCTGACCACCGGCCTGGCCGCGATCTACACGCGCCGCGAAACCCAGGTCACCTACCCCGAGGGCCAGGCGCCACTGAGCCAGCACGATTGGGACTACGCACCGCGCATCGGCCTGCGTTATGAGTTCAGCCCGCAACTGCAGGTGTACGGCAACCTGAGCCGTTCGGTCGAACCGCCGCATGCGTGGTCGATGATCTGGGGTTCCAACAAGTATTTCGCCAGCGGTGCGGCCAAGGGCCTGGCCCGCGAAGGCGTGAGCCTGAAAAACCAGACCGCCACCACCCTTGAAATCGGCGGCCGGGGCGAGGCCGTGTTCGGCCAGTGGGACTTGGCGCTGTACCGCTCCGAAGTGCGTCACGAACTGCTCACCGTGGAAACCCAGGCCCAGACCCAGACCAGCAATGCCATCGTCGCCGAGTCCAACGCCAGCCCCACTGTGCACCAAGGCGTGGAACTGAGCCTGCTCAGCCCGCTGTGGGACGGCGGTCGCAGCGGTAAGCTCGACCTGCGCCAGGCCTACACCTTCAGCGACTTCCATTACCGCGACGACGACCGCTTCGGCGACAACACCTTGCCGGGCATCCCCAAGCACTACTACCAGGCGCAAGTGCGCTACAGCCATCCGACGGGGTTCTATACCAGCCTCAACACCGAGCATTCCTCGCGGGTGGCGGTGGACTACGCCAATTCCTACTACGCCGCGGCCTACACCATCCTCGGCGCGACCTTCGGCTACGACGCGCCGAAGCAGGACTGGCAGGCCTGGGTTGACCTGCGCAACCTGACCAACCGACGCTACGCCAACACCGTCACGCCGGGCTACGACGACAAGGGCCTGGACGTCGCCCGCTCCACCCCGGCGGACGGCCGAGGGGTCTACACCGGCGTTTCATGGAGCTGGCGCTGA
- a CDS encoding sigma-70 family RNA polymerase sigma factor: protein MHDIPAALGDSVRQQTLTAMYSEHHGWLHGWLRKKLGCSQQAADLAHDAFIRVLLLAEPQNIKEPRAFLATTAGRLLIDGARRRRIEKAYMQALVIQCEDAGMPDPAAIHVALQALERIAELLAGLPAKAREAFLLSRLDGLTYSDIATRLEVSPSTVKNYIASALVHCYHSLHAADPLV from the coding sequence ATGCATGACATTCCGGCCGCGCTGGGCGATTCAGTGCGTCAGCAGACCCTAACGGCGATGTACAGCGAGCACCACGGCTGGTTGCACGGTTGGCTGCGCAAAAAACTCGGGTGTTCCCAGCAGGCTGCGGACCTGGCCCACGATGCGTTTATCCGCGTATTGCTGCTGGCCGAGCCGCAAAACATCAAAGAGCCGCGAGCGTTCCTGGCCACCACGGCGGGGCGGTTGTTGATCGATGGTGCTCGGCGTCGGCGTATTGAAAAAGCCTACATGCAAGCCCTGGTCATCCAGTGCGAAGACGCCGGAATGCCCGACCCGGCGGCGATCCATGTGGCGCTGCAAGCCTTGGAACGTATCGCCGAACTGCTCGCCGGCTTGCCCGCCAAGGCCCGTGAGGCGTTTCTGTTGAGTCGCCTCGACGGGCTGACCTACAGCGACATCGCCACGCGCCTGGAGGTGTCGCCCAGCACCGTCAAAAACTACATCGCCAGCGCCTTGGTGCACTGTTACCACAGCCTGCACGCGGCAGATCCGCTGGTATGA
- a CDS encoding FecR family protein yields MSTEHIIQQAANWLTRLHDEDVSESERQAFNAWCQADPRHAVAIERMRALWGSFDTLPAQPARVALNRAFAPRPARGVQAMAVLGLVLCGWLGLEQLPVWMADQRTGVGERLQIALADGSQLQLNSNSAVDVRFDGHQRVIELLQGELWVDVAKDARRPFVVRTDQGTATALGTRYLVKRAPDGTTVVTVIESTVAVKGDTNEGVKVMAGQRSILDHGRAEPPQAIDDTDPDAWTRGLLKVNDQPLSDVLQTLASYRHGLVRFDPQTLRGLRVSGVFRLDDTAAALAALADNLPIQVEYFTDLLVVVKPR; encoded by the coding sequence ATGAGCACCGAACACATCATTCAGCAAGCCGCGAATTGGCTGACACGCCTGCACGACGAAGACGTCAGCGAGAGCGAGCGCCAAGCCTTCAACGCCTGGTGCCAGGCCGACCCGCGCCACGCGGTGGCCATCGAGCGCATGCGTGCCCTGTGGGGCAGCTTCGACACTTTGCCCGCGCAACCGGCCCGTGTCGCCCTCAACCGCGCGTTTGCGCCACGACCCGCGCGCGGCGTGCAGGCGATGGCCGTACTGGGCCTGGTGCTGTGCGGCTGGCTGGGCCTGGAGCAACTGCCGGTGTGGATGGCCGACCAGCGCACCGGCGTCGGCGAACGCCTCCAGATCGCTCTTGCCGACGGCAGCCAGTTGCAGCTCAACAGCAACTCGGCGGTGGACGTGAGGTTCGACGGTCACCAGCGGGTGATCGAGCTGCTCCAAGGCGAACTGTGGGTGGACGTGGCCAAGGATGCCCGGCGGCCATTCGTGGTGCGCACCGACCAGGGCACCGCGACTGCCCTGGGCACCCGTTACCTGGTCAAGCGTGCGCCGGACGGGACGACCGTGGTGACGGTGATCGAGTCTACGGTGGCGGTCAAAGGTGATACGAACGAGGGGGTCAAGGTCATGGCCGGCCAGCGTTCGATCCTCGACCACGGCCGCGCCGAGCCGCCCCAGGCCATCGACGACACCGACCCGGACGCCTGGACTCGCGGCCTGCTCAAAGTCAACGACCAACCCCTGAGCGATGTGCTGCAAACCCTGGCCAGTTATCGCCATGGCCTGGTCCGCTTCGATCCCCAGACCCTTCGGGGCCTGCGCGTGTCCGGGGTGTTCAGGCTCGATGACACGGCGGCGGCGTTGGCCGCGCTGGCGGATAACCTGCCCATCCAGGTGGAGTACTTCACCGACCTGCTGGTGGTGGTCAAGCCGCGCTAG
- a CDS encoding sigma-54-dependent Fis family transcriptional regulator, translated as MAEPLAHDTLIQESWRRCRAFGLDHQSTPSFDQLPAEGISQLLESQHSLVQTTHQEVLPYYENILSNSNCLIMLADNQGQVLTSWGTQRFIEPKLARGFSAGASWRERSSGTNAIGTALACAQAVHIEHDEHFLKANRFMTGSAAPIFDAQREIIAVLDVSSDSYLPPSHTLGMVKMMSQTVENRLILNLFRGEHFQLTFNTGLSNLDSQWAGLLIFDESGQVLSANRRADNLLGISLSRVMIDSLFKVSLLELLNQPEGQPFSLQAAGRNRFQCLLKRPKQMPVQARVFSAPVSPRPAAISLKSLHFGDARVEKAVRQAERLLEKDIPLLIHGETGVGKEVFVKALHQASSRSQQAFIAVNCAAIPAELVESELFGYEKGAFTGANQKGSIGLIRKADKGTLFLDEIGDMPLPTQARLLRVLQERCVQPVGSSEVFPVDLRIISATNRTLREQVQAGRFREDLYYRIGGLTLELPPLRERSDKHALFQQLWQQHREPTQWAGLSAEVQRLFEQHPWPGNLRQVSSVLQVALAMAEEQPIRPEHLPDDFFVDLNLSPPQPVGEDLDDSVDLGRRLKAAGGNISHLARELGVSRNTLYKRLRQNDA; from the coding sequence ATGGCCGAACCCTTGGCGCACGACACCCTTATCCAGGAATCCTGGCGCCGCTGCCGCGCCTTCGGTCTGGATCACCAGAGCACGCCCAGCTTCGACCAACTGCCCGCCGAGGGCATCAGCCAACTGCTGGAAAGCCAGCACTCCCTGGTGCAGACCACCCATCAGGAAGTGCTGCCCTACTATGAAAACATCCTGAGCAATTCCAACTGCCTGATCATGCTGGCGGACAACCAGGGCCAGGTGTTGACCAGTTGGGGCACCCAGCGCTTTATCGAGCCCAAGCTGGCCCGTGGTTTCAGCGCCGGCGCCAGTTGGAGGGAGCGTTCCAGCGGCACCAATGCTATCGGTACCGCATTGGCCTGTGCCCAGGCGGTACACATCGAACACGACGAACACTTTCTCAAGGCCAACCGCTTCATGACCGGTTCGGCGGCGCCGATCTTCGATGCCCAGCGCGAAATCATCGCGGTACTGGATGTGTCCAGCGACAGTTACCTGCCGCCCTCCCACACCCTGGGCATGGTCAAGATGATGAGCCAGACCGTGGAGAACCGGCTGATCCTCAACCTGTTTCGCGGCGAACATTTTCAGCTGACCTTCAACACCGGCCTGAGCAACCTCGACAGCCAATGGGCGGGCCTGCTGATCTTTGATGAAAGCGGCCAGGTGCTCTCGGCCAACCGCCGCGCCGACAACCTGCTGGGCATCAGTTTGTCGCGGGTGATGATCGACAGTTTGTTCAAGGTGTCGCTGCTGGAGCTGCTCAATCAACCGGAGGGCCAGCCCTTTTCATTGCAGGCGGCGGGACGCAACCGCTTCCAGTGCCTGCTCAAACGGCCCAAGCAGATGCCGGTGCAGGCGCGGGTGTTCAGCGCGCCCGTGTCGCCAAGGCCGGCCGCAATTAGCCTGAAGAGCCTGCATTTCGGCGATGCCCGCGTGGAAAAAGCCGTGCGCCAGGCCGAGCGTCTGCTGGAGAAGGACATCCCGCTGCTGATCCATGGCGAAACCGGTGTGGGCAAAGAGGTGTTCGTCAAAGCCCTGCACCAGGCCAGTTCCCGCAGCCAGCAGGCGTTTATCGCGGTGAACTGTGCGGCGATTCCTGCCGAGTTGGTGGAATCGGAACTGTTCGGCTACGAAAAAGGCGCGTTCACCGGCGCCAACCAGAAAGGCAGCATCGGGCTGATCCGCAAGGCGGACAAGGGCACGCTGTTTCTCGATGAAATCGGCGATATGCCGCTGCCGACCCAGGCGCGGCTGTTGCGCGTATTGCAGGAGCGTTGCGTGCAGCCGGTGGGCAGCAGCGAGGTATTCCCGGTGGATTTGCGCATCATCTCGGCCACCAACCGCACGCTGCGCGAGCAGGTGCAGGCCGGGCGGTTTCGTGAGGATTTGTACTACCGCATCGGCGGCCTGACCCTGGAACTGCCGCCCCTGCGCGAACGCAGCGACAAGCACGCGCTGTTCCAGCAACTGTGGCAGCAACACCGCGAGCCGACCCAATGGGCCGGGCTCAGCGCCGAGGTGCAGAGGCTGTTCGAGCAGCACCCGTGGCCGGGCAATTTGCGCCAGGTGAGCAGCGTGCTTCAGGTGGCGCTGGCGATGGCCGAGGAGCAACCGATCCGCCCGGAGCATCTGCCGGATGATTTCTTCGTGGATTTGAACCTGTCGCCGCCCCAGCCCGTCGGTGAGGACCTGGACGACAGCGTCGACCTGGGCCGACGCTTGAAGGCCGCAGGCGGGAACATTTCCCACCTGGCGCGGGAGCTGGGGGTGAGCCGCAATACCCTGTACAAGCGCTTGCGCCAAAACGATGCCTAG
- a CDS encoding ABC transporter ATP-binding protein gives MSLTLEHVSLVASGQTWIDDANLRFEAGSFNVLLGRTLSGKTSLMRLMAGLDKPDSGRILMNGVDVTQKPVRLRNVSMVYQQFINYPTMTVFENIASPLRQAGVSNELIHSKVLETAKMLRIEKFLQRHPLELSGGQQQRTAMARALVKDAELILFDEPLVNLDYKLREELRQEMRELFAARHTIAIYATTEPNEALALGGTTTILHEGRVIQSGKAAEVYHQPQTVLAAELFSEPPINLMPGRISGNEVSFANFVHFPLNVDLRPIGEGEFRFGVRPSHISLVPSNDDDLELAVTVEVAEISGSETFLHVRSEHFLLVLHLPGVHEYDVDAPIRVYIPTHKLFVFDGQDRLVQAPGRRVARVA, from the coding sequence ATGTCATTGACCCTGGAACATGTCTCCCTCGTCGCCTCCGGTCAGACTTGGATCGACGACGCCAACCTGCGCTTTGAAGCCGGTTCCTTCAACGTACTGCTCGGCCGTACGCTGTCCGGCAAGACCAGCCTGATGCGTCTGATGGCCGGCCTGGATAAGCCCGACAGCGGCCGCATCCTGATGAACGGTGTGGACGTCACGCAAAAGCCGGTGCGCTTGCGCAACGTGTCAATGGTGTATCAGCAGTTCATCAACTACCCCACCATGACCGTGTTCGAGAACATCGCCTCGCCGTTGCGCCAGGCCGGTGTGTCCAACGAACTGATCCACAGCAAGGTGCTGGAAACCGCAAAGATGCTGCGCATCGAAAAATTCCTCCAGCGCCACCCGCTGGAGTTGTCCGGTGGCCAGCAGCAACGCACGGCCATGGCCCGCGCCCTGGTGAAAGACGCCGAGCTGATCCTGTTCGATGAGCCGTTGGTGAACCTGGACTACAAACTGCGCGAAGAGCTGCGTCAGGAAATGCGCGAGCTGTTCGCCGCGCGGCACACCATTGCCATCTACGCCACCACCGAACCCAACGAAGCCCTGGCCCTGGGCGGCACCACCACCATCCTCCACGAAGGCCGGGTGATCCAGAGCGGCAAGGCGGCCGAGGTCTATCATCAGCCGCAGACCGTCTTGGCCGCCGAGTTGTTTTCCGAACCGCCGATCAACCTGATGCCGGGGCGCATCAGTGGCAACGAAGTGAGCTTCGCCAATTTCGTACATTTCCCACTCAATGTTGATCTGCGTCCTATCGGTGAAGGCGAGTTCCGTTTTGGTGTGCGTCCCAGCCATATCAGCCTGGTGCCGAGCAACGACGATGACCTGGAGCTGGCGGTGACCGTGGAAGTCGCCGAGATCAGCGGCTCGGAAACCTTCCTGCATGTGCGCAGCGAACACTTCCTGCTGGTGCTGCACCTGCCGGGGGTGCACGAGTACGACGTCGACGCGCCGATCCGCGTGTATATCCCCACCCATAAACTGTTTGTGTTCGATGGTCAGGACCGTTTGGTCCAGGCCCCCGGGCGCCGTGTCGCGAGGGTTGCCTGA
- a CDS encoding ABC transporter ATP-binding protein, with amino-acid sequence MAEIHLQNLAHSYSPTPNGPEDYAIREMNHIWEQGGAYALLGPSGCGKSTLLNIISGLLSPSEGQVLFDHKVVNELTPEKRNIAQVFQFPVVYDTMTVFDNLAFPLRNQGMVEAKIHSKVQEIAEVLDLQNLLNKKARNLTADEKQKVSMGRGLVRDDVSAILFDEPLTVIDPHLKWKLRRKLKQIHEQFNITMVYVTHDQLEASTFADKIAVMYGGQIVQFGTPRDLFERPSHTFVGYFIGSPGMNLIQVQAEAGGVRFAGTHLPLSEALQRRIAHSDYQTLQVGIRPEFIHVWDEYNPDALQADVTHVEDLGTYKILTLRLDGVPLKIRLAEDKPVPDGKASLSFPAQWLMVYADDYLLEVQP; translated from the coding sequence ATGGCCGAGATCCATTTGCAGAACCTGGCGCACAGCTACAGCCCTACGCCCAATGGCCCCGAGGACTACGCCATTCGGGAAATGAACCACATATGGGAGCAGGGCGGCGCCTACGCCTTGCTCGGGCCTTCGGGCTGCGGCAAGTCGACCCTGCTCAATATCATTTCCGGCTTGCTCAGCCCGTCCGAAGGGCAAGTGCTGTTCGACCATAAAGTGGTCAACGAGCTGACCCCGGAAAAACGCAATATCGCCCAGGTGTTCCAGTTCCCGGTGGTGTACGACACCATGACGGTGTTCGACAACCTGGCGTTCCCGTTGCGCAACCAAGGCATGGTCGAGGCGAAAATTCACAGCAAAGTGCAGGAAATCGCCGAGGTTCTTGACCTGCAAAACCTGCTGAACAAAAAGGCGCGCAACCTCACCGCCGACGAAAAACAGAAAGTCTCCATGGGCCGTGGCCTGGTGCGTGACGACGTGTCGGCGATCCTGTTCGACGAGCCACTGACGGTGATCGACCCGCACCTCAAGTGGAAGCTGCGGCGCAAGCTCAAGCAGATCCATGAGCAGTTCAACATCACCATGGTCTACGTCACCCACGACCAGTTGGAAGCCTCGACCTTCGCCGACAAGATCGCGGTGATGTACGGCGGGCAGATCGTGCAGTTCGGTACGCCCCGCGACCTGTTCGAGCGGCCGAGCCATACCTTTGTCGGCTATTTCATCGGCAGCCCTGGGATGAATCTGATCCAGGTGCAGGCCGAGGCCGGCGGGGTACGCTTTGCCGGCACCCATCTGCCCTTGTCCGAAGCGCTGCAGCGACGCATTGCCCATAGCGACTACCAGACCCTGCAGGTGGGCATCCGCCCGGAATTTATCCACGTGTGGGACGAGTACAACCCTGACGCCCTGCAGGCCGACGTCACACATGTCGAAGACCTCGGCACCTACAAGATCCTGACCCTGAGGCTGGATGGCGTGCCGCTGAAAATACGCCTGGCCGAAGACAAACCGGTGCCCGACGGCAAGGCCTCCCTGAGCTTTCCCGCGCAATGGCTGATGGTGTATGCCGACGATTACCTGCTGGAGGTCCAGCCATGA
- a CDS encoding carbohydrate ABC transporter permease: MNKVQNNKAWWLVLPVFLLVAFSAVIPMMTVVNYSVQDIFDQSSRYFVGADWYKQVLLDPRLHDSLLRQFIYSACVLLIEIPLGIAIALTMPTKGRWSSLVLIVLAIPLLIPWNVVGTIWQIFGRADIGLLGYSLNAMGISYNYAANTLDAWVTVLVMDVWHWTSLVALLCYSGLRAIPDVYYQAARIDRASAWAVFRHIQLPKMKSVLLIAVMLRFMDSFMIYTEPFVLTGGGPGNATTFLSQTLTQMAVGQFDLGPAAAFSLVYFLIILLVSWLFYTAMTHSDANR; the protein is encoded by the coding sequence ATGAACAAGGTGCAGAACAACAAGGCCTGGTGGCTGGTGTTGCCGGTGTTCCTGCTGGTGGCGTTCAGTGCGGTGATCCCGATGATGACCGTGGTCAACTACTCCGTGCAGGACATCTTCGACCAATCCAGCCGCTACTTTGTCGGCGCCGACTGGTACAAACAGGTGCTGCTCGACCCACGCCTGCACGATTCGCTGCTGCGCCAGTTCATCTATTCGGCCTGCGTGCTGCTGATCGAAATCCCCCTGGGCATTGCCATCGCCCTGACCATGCCGACCAAGGGTCGCTGGTCGTCGCTGGTGTTGATCGTTCTCGCCATTCCGCTGCTGATCCCGTGGAACGTGGTGGGCACCATCTGGCAGATCTTCGGCCGCGCCGATATCGGCTTGCTCGGCTACAGCCTCAATGCCATGGGCATCAGCTACAACTACGCGGCCAACACCCTGGACGCCTGGGTCACCGTGCTGGTGATGGACGTTTGGCACTGGACTTCGCTGGTGGCACTGCTGTGTTACTCGGGGCTGCGGGCCATCCCGGATGTGTACTACCAGGCGGCACGGATCGATCGGGCCTCGGCTTGGGCGGTATTCCGACATATCCAGTTGCCCAAGATGAAAAGCGTGCTGCTGATCGCGGTGATGCTGCGTTTCATGGACAGTTTCATGATCTACACCGAGCCCTTCGTACTGACTGGCGGTGGACCGGGTAACGCCACTACCTTCCTCAGTCAGACGCTGACCCAGATGGCGGTAGGCCAATTCGATCTTGGCCCGGCGGCGGCGTTTTCCCTGGTGTACTTCCTGATCATCCTGTTGGTGTCCTGGCTGTTCTACACCGCCATGACCCATTCCGACGCCAACCGCTAG
- a CDS encoding carbohydrate ABC transporter permease produces the protein MSKRKVIPLLIYILFLLVPIYWLLNMSFKSNTEILGGLTLFPQDFTLANYKVIFTDPSWYTGYLNSLYYVSLNTVISLSVALPAAYAFSRYRFLGDKHLFFWLLTNRMAPPAVFLLPFFQLYSSIGLFDTHIAVALAHCLFNVPLAVWILEGFMSGVPKEIDETAYIDGYSFPKFFVKIFIPLIGSGIGVTAFFCFMFSWVELLLARTLTSVNAKPIAAVMTRTVSASGIDWGVLAAAGVLTILPGMLVIWFVRNHVAKGFALGRV, from the coding sequence ATGAGCAAGCGTAAAGTCATACCGCTGCTGATCTACATCCTGTTCCTGCTGGTGCCGATCTACTGGCTGCTGAACATGTCCTTCAAGAGCAACACCGAAATCCTCGGCGGGCTGACCCTGTTTCCGCAGGATTTCACCCTGGCCAACTACAAGGTGATCTTCACCGACCCGAGCTGGTACACCGGTTACCTCAACTCGCTGTACTACGTCAGCCTGAACACGGTGATCTCCCTGAGTGTGGCGCTGCCGGCGGCCTATGCGTTTTCGCGCTACCGCTTCCTTGGCGACAAGCACTTGTTCTTCTGGCTGCTGACCAACCGCATGGCGCCGCCGGCGGTATTTCTGCTGCCGTTCTTCCAGTTGTATTCGTCCATCGGCCTGTTCGATACGCATATCGCCGTGGCCCTGGCCCACTGCCTGTTCAACGTGCCGTTGGCGGTGTGGATTCTGGAAGGCTTCATGTCTGGCGTGCCCAAGGAGATTGACGAAACCGCCTACATCGACGGCTACTCGTTTCCCAAGTTCTTCGTGAAGATTTTCATCCCGCTGATCGGCTCCGGCATCGGCGTGACGGCGTTTTTCTGCTTCATGTTTTCCTGGGTCGAGCTGCTGCTGGCACGCACGCTGACCTCGGTCAACGCCAAGCCCATCGCGGCGGTGATGACGCGCACGGTGTCGGCGTCGGGTATCGATTGGGGCGTGCTGGCGGCGGCGGGGGTGTTGACCATCCTGCCGGGCATGCTGGTGATCTGGTTTGTGCGCAACCACGTGGCCAAGGGCTTTGCCCTCGGCCGGGTCTAG
- a CDS encoding DUF2160 domain-containing protein: protein MEWMAWTTPTALFFGGIALILAGMTTWELRAPSIPRRGFLPISTTRGDRLFIGLLGSAYLHLLVIGVTDWSIWVASALSLVWLLCVMRWG from the coding sequence ATGGAATGGATGGCCTGGACCACCCCCACCGCGCTGTTCTTTGGCGGCATTGCCCTGATTCTGGCGGGCATGACCACATGGGAACTGCGCGCGCCGAGCATCCCCCGGCGCGGGTTTCTGCCGATCAGCACCACCCGTGGTGATCGCTTGTTTATCGGTCTTCTCGGTAGCGCCTACCTGCACCTGCTGGTGATCGGCGTAACCGACTGGAGCATCTGGGTGGCGTCCGCGCTCTCCCTGGTATGGCTGTTGTGTGTGATGCGTTGGGGCTAG